The genomic DNA AAAAAAACCATCTTATCTTTCATCTTTTTTGTATTTATAAACCATGAATCTAAAGGATAATAAATAATTGGTTTTTCTGTTCTCCAACAGTGTGGATAAAAATGTGTATATTTTTCTACTTTAAAAATCTTATTTTCTTTATTAAGAAATGTAACTAAATCTTGATCTACGGATCTATTTTTCGTATTTTTTTCTTCAAAACTGTTCTTAATATATCTACCACCAAATTGATGAGGATAAGATTTTAAAAATCGACCTTGAACATCTACTAATGGAATAGGTCTCTTATCCTGATTTAGAATTAACATAGATGGAATATTATATTTTTTTGCTAATTTTAAATCTTCTATTCCAAAAGTAGGAGCAATATGAACAATACCTGTCCCTTCCTTTGTATTAACATATTCATCTCCTTCTATTATTTGAAAAGCTCTTTCCTTATTTTTATAAGGTTTAAACCATGAAATTAATTGTTCATATCGACTTTTAACTAAATCTTTTCCTTTAATTATACCTATGACGAAATAAGGAATTTTATCTTCTTTTACTTTTACTTTAAAATTATAAAAATCAAAATAATTTGATACAGAATAAAATTTATTAGGTTGTAATATCTTATGAATTAATTTTCTAGCAAAAAGAATATATTCTATTAAATAAGAAGAAGAAAAAAAATTATAAATTTTAACTAAAACATAGTCTATATTCGATCCAATAGCTAAAGCTGTATTAGATGGAAGAGTCCAAGGCGTTGTTGTCCAAGATAACAAAAATAAATTACTTGTTTCTTCTAACAATTCCTGAATTTTTTTTGACAAAGTTTCTTTTTTTACTTTAAATTTTAAAATAGGAGAAATCTGTTCTATTTTTTTATAAGCTCCAGGCATGTTTAACTCATGATGACTTAATCCTGTTCCTGCTGCTGGAGAATAAGGTTGAATAGTATAATCTTTGTACAAAATCTTTTTTTGATAAAGTTTTTTAATCAACCACCATACACTTTCTATATATTTTGTTTTATATGTAATAAAAGAATTCTCCATATCTATCCAATAACCTATCTTATCTGTAAACTCTATCCATTCTTTCATTGATTCTTGAACAAAAGAAAAACAAATTTTGTTATAATCTTTTACACTAATATTTTTCCCTATATCATTCTTAGTTATTCCTAGTTTTTTTTCCACATTGATTTCTATAGGTAAACCGTGAGTATCCCATCCAGCTTTTCTAATCACTTTTTTACCTTTTAATGTATGATATCTTCCGAAAATATCTTTTATAGTTCTTGCTACTATATGATGTAACCCTGGCTTTCCATTCAAAGAAGGAGGACCTTCATATAAGGTATATATGGATATATTTTTATTTTTTTTAGATTGAAAACTTTTTTTAAGAATTTTATTTCTTTTCCAGTATTGATAAATTTCTTTATCTATTTCATTAAGATTCAATGTTTTATATTCTAAAAATTTTATTGACATATTTCAAAAAAAATTTTATCTATTTATTAATAAAACTTTATTTTCATAAAATACCATATTTTACTTTTTTTTCTATCCATAAAACATGATAAATAAAAATAAAAATTCTCATTCAAAAAATGAAGAAACACCATTATTAAAACAATATAATAATATAAAAAACAAATATCCGGATACTATTTTATTATTTCAAGTAGGTGATTTTTATGAAATATTTGGAGATGATGCTGTTAAATGTTCTAAAATACTAGATATAGTTTTAACTAAACGTTCAAATACAATCCATTTAGCTGGTTTTCCTTATCACTCGTTAAATAATTATTTGCCAAAATTAGTAAAATCAGGATGCAGAGTTGCTATTTGTGATCAATTAGAAGAAGCTAAAAAAGGAGGAAAAAATATTGTAAAAAGAGGTGTTATAGAATTAGTTACTCCAGGAATCACTATAAATGAAAGTATTTTACATACTAAATCAAATAATTTTTTGGCTTCTATTTATATAGAAAAAGAAAACTTTGGTTTAAGTTTTTTAGATATTTCCACAGGTGATTTTTTTGTTGTAGAAGATAGAAAAAAAAACATATTGCATTATTTAAAACACTTTAACCCAAGTGAAATTCTTTTTCGTAGAAAAGAAAAAAAATTTTTTGAAAAAATTTTTAAAGAAAAATATTATTCTTTTTTAATGGAAGATTGGATGTTTAATTATTCATACACATATGAAAAATTGATTTCTCATTTTCAGACAAGTTCATTAAAAGGTTTTGGAATAGAAGATTTGAAATTAGGAATCATAGCTTCTGGAGTTATCTTAAGTTATTTATATGAAACAAAACATCATAATATAAAACATATTTCTAGTATCAAAAAAATAAAAAAAGAAGAACACATGTGGATTGATGATTTTACTTTTAAAAATCTAGAAATATTTCATGGTTTAAATAAAAAGGGAGTTACTCTAATAAATATTATTGATAAAACAATAACCCCAATGGGTTGTAGATTATTAAAACATTGGATTTATTTTCCTCTTATTCATATTCATTCTATAAAAAAACGTCATAAAATAGTAGAAGAATTTCTCTCTAATTTTTTTAATCGTTGTTTACTGAAAAAAAAATTAAAAAAAATATATGATATAGAAAGAATTATTTCTAAAATAGCTATTGGAAAAATTACTCCACGTGAAATTTTCACATTACAAAAATCTTTAGAAGCTATTCATGAAATAAGAAAAATTTTACTAATACAAAAATCTAATAATTTATTGGAGATAGGAAAAAAACTTCACAATTGTTTAATTATATCTAATATAATAAAAAAGACTATACATTATGATCCTCCACATCAAATTGATAAAGGTAATATTATTGCAAAAGGATTCTCTAAAGAATTGGATAAAATTCGTCATATATGTTCATCAAAAAAAGAGTATTTAGATAAACTTTGTTCCAAAGAACAAACAAAAACAGGTATATCCAATTTAAAAATTGGATATAACAATATTTTTGGTTATTTCTTCGAAATTAAAAAATCTAAAAAAAAACAAATTCCATCCAATTGGATAAAGAAGCAAACATTAACTAATTCTGAACGATATATCAATGAAGAATTAAAAAATTATGAGGTGCAAATTTTAAATTCTGAACAAAAAATTTTTTCTCTAGAAAAAGAATTATTTCACAACTTAATTCATCAATTATTGAATTATATCAAATTTTTACAACAAAATGCAAAAATAATAGCGGAAATAGATGTTCTTCTTTCTTTTTCTATTTCCGCTTCAGAAAATAATTATGTTAAACCAGATATCAATCATTCCTTTGAATTACATATAAAGGAAGGAAGACACCCAGTTATTGAAAGACAATTCATTTCTAAATCATCATACATTCCAAATGATATTATATTAAATAAATATGATCAACAAATAATGATAATAACAGGACCAAACATGTCTGGAAAATCAGCTATCTTACGTCAAACTGCAATTATCATATTAATGTCCCATATTGGAAGTTTTGTTCCTGCTAAATCTGCAAAAATTTGTTTAATAGATAAGATATTTAGCAGAATAGGGGCTTATGATAATATTTCTCTAGGGGAATCTACATTTATGGTAGAAATGAATGAAACAGCAAATATATTAAATAATATATCTCAAAGAAGTTTTATCATACTAGACGAAATAGGAAGAGGAACAAGTACATATGATGGTATATCTATAGCTTGGGCTATTACAGAATTTTTACATGAAAATTCTTTTAAACCTTTAGCATTGTTTGCTACTCATTATCATGAATTAAATGAAATGAATTTGTTTTATAATAGAATAAAAAACTTTCATCTTTTTATAAAAGAAAAAAATGAAAATATACTTTTTATGAGAAAACTTGTAAGTGGAGGATGTAAACACAGTTTTGGAATTCATGTAGCAAAAATTTCAGGTATGCCTATAAAAATAATTCATAGAGCTTTAAAATTATTAAAATTATTAGATAGTAAAAATAAAATTTTTGAAAAAAAAGAAAAACCTAAAAAAAATTTTTTTCACATGTTTTCTATTATAAAGAAAAAATTTATTAATAGAATAATTAATTCTTTTTATAAAGAACATTCTGAAAAATAAAATTTTTGATATTAAAGTATATATATTTAACTTTCTAGTATTTTACTTTATAAGTACTAAATTCTATTTAAATTAGATTTATTATTGCGAGAATAGCTCAGTTGGTAGAGTACGACCTTGCCAAGGTCGAGGTCGCGGGTTCGAATCCCGTTTCTCGCTTTTTAAATTTTTTAAAAATCCGGGTGGTGGAACTGGTAGACACACAGGACTTAAAATCCTGTGATCTTTAAGATCGTACGGGTTCAAATCCCGTCCCGGGTATTCTTTTTTTTTATGAATCATAATTAAAATAATTAGTAGATTCTTTAGTAATACTTACACTATGTGGATGGTTTTCTTTTAATCCGGAATTAGTTATTCTTACAAATTTTCCATTTTTCATTAATTCTTGAATAGAGGAAACTCCACAGTAACCCATACCTGAACGTATTCCTCCACATACTTGATAAATAACGTCTTTCATTTTTCCTTTGTAAGGAACTCTAGCCTCTATTCCTTCTGGTACCGTTTTTTCGTTAAATTGAAAATAACGATCTTTGCTTCCTCTTTTCATAGCAACTAAAGATCCCATTCCTACATAAGTTTTAAATTTTCTTCCCTGAAAAATAATTTCTTCTCCCGGAGCTTCTTCTGTACCGGCGAATAAACTTCCAATCATGACACAACTAGCTCCGGCTGCTATAGCTTTTACTACATCACCTGAATATCTAATTCCACCATCGGAAATAACATTTACATTTTTAGTCTTAGCATACTCATATACATCATTTATAGCTGTTATTTGAGGCATTCCTACTCCAGCTATTACTCTTGTTGTACAAATAGAACCAGATCCTATTCCTACTTTTAAAATATTAGATCCAGCATCTATTAAATCTTTTGCTGCTTTCATAGTAACTATATTTCCAGCTAATAATACAATTTTAGGAAAAAAACTTTTAATGGTTTTTATCATTTTTAATACACTCATAGTATGCCCATGTGCTGAATCTATAGAAATTAAATCTGCTCCTACTTTTACTAAAGATTCAACTCTTTCCAAGGTATTTTTGTCTATTCCTATTGCTGCTCCTACACGAAGACGTCCTCTATCATCTTTACATGCATTTGGATACTCTATTAGGTTATCTATATCTCTAATGGTTATTAAACCTACAAGTCTCTTAAAATTATCTATAATAGGTAATTTTTCTATTCTTTCTTTTAATAAAATTTTTTTCGCTTCTTCCAGTGTTATATCTTTTTTAGATGTGATTAATTTCTCTTTTGTCATCACATTCTCAACTGAGGTTTCTAAATCTAAACGATATTTAATATCTCTATTCGTTATAATTCCTACTAAAGTTTTATCTTCTTCTATAACAGGAAGTCCAGAAATATGATATTTTTTCATAAGATATTGAGCATCTCTAAGTGTAGAACACCTAGATAATGTAATAGGATCATCTATCATTCCACTTTCACTCCTTTTAACTTTATAAAGTTCTTCAGATTGATCTTTTATATTCATATTTTTATGAATAATCCCCATTCCTCCTTCTCTAGCTATGGAAATAGCTAGAGAAGATTCTGTTACAGTATCCATTGCCGCACTGATTATAGGTATATTTAACGTAATTTCCGATGTAAGAAATGTATTAAGAGAAACATCTGATGGTATAACAGAAGAAAAAGAAGGAACAAGTAAAACATCATCAAAAGTTAAAGCTTCTTTTATAATTTTTTTATTTAAAGACATATTATTAAATTTTTTATATAAAAATATAAATGAATTTTTATTTGTAGAAATAGATAAAAAAATTATAACATCCTTATTATCAAAATAAAATATACATAATCAAATAAAAGATAAATATATTTATCTTCTATAAACAATCAAAAATCCGATAATAATATATTTTTTCATTCCGAATTTTTATATAAATTTGTTCAGAATATGTTATAACTGAAATACTATTGATTATGATGAAAAAATTAAGAATCACAGTCACCACTATTTTTTTAGCAATATTTTTATTAACAAGTAGTTGTAATAACAAATCTAAAAACGAAAATAGCTCTCCTTCTACAGAAGAAGAAAAAGCAGCAAATAGCAATGAAAATCAATCAAATTCAACGACGGATACTCCTCCTTCATCTGCTGCTAATACACCTAATGAGGAAGACTCTTCAAATTCAAAAAATGAGGATTCTACGTCTTCTAAAGAGAAGGATAATAAGGTGAATACAGAAGAAAATGACAAAAAACAATAAATTTTTATTGAAAAACAAAAAAATAAGCAAGAATGATGAATTATCTCAATCTTGCTTATTCTAATTTTTTTTAAAGACTTTTAACTCTAGCCTTTTTTCCTTTAAATAATCGAAAATAATAAATTTTCGATCTTCGAACTTTTCCTTTTTTATTTACTATTATTTTTTTTAAATTAGGTTGATTAAAAATAAATATACGCTCCACTCCTATTTCTCCACTCATTTTTCGAACAGTAAAAGTTTTAGTTAAACCTTTTCCTTTTTTTTTTATAACTATTCCTTTAAAAGATTGTACTCTTTTTTTTTCTCCTTCTCTAATTTCAAAGAAAATAGTGATAGAATCCCCAGATTTAAATGGTGGAAAATGATTTTTTTTTATATATTTTTTTTCTATACTTTCTATTAAATTTTTTTCTGACATATTAATTATTATTTTTTAATTCATATAGAATTTTTTTTGTCAGTAAATTTAACCTCTTTTTTGAAAAGCTTTCTATATGTAATCGAATGATATTTTCAGTATTGGATTTTCTAATATGTATCCATTCATTATTTAGAAAAAATATTTTAATTCCATCTTCTAAGTTCATATCCTCTCTTTTATATTTATTTTTTATTTTTTCCAAAATTTTTTCTATTTCTTGATTAGAAGAAAATTTAATTTTCTTTTTTGACATAACATAATTAGGATATTTCTTTTTTAATTCAGTTAAAGAAATTTTAGAAAATTTAGCTAAATAAGTTAAAAATAAAGCAATCCCAACTAAGGCATCTCTTCCGTAACGTAAATCTGGATATATGATTCCTCCATTTCCTTCTCCTCCGAATATAGCATGAACTTCCTTCATTTTTTTCACGACATGAACTTCCCCAACGGATGTAGAATAATAAGAAGCTCCTATTTTATTAGATAAATCTCTTAAAGCATTAGATGATGAAAAAGTAGAAACAATAGGTCCTATTTTATTTTTTAAAATATAATCGGCAATAGATACTATTGTATATTCTTCTCCAAAAAATCTTCCATTTTCACAAATAAAAACAACTCTATCTACATCAGGATCAACGGAAATTCCTAAATCGGCTTTTACTTCCGGTACTCTCTTACAAATTTCTTTTAAATTTTTTTCAATAGGTTCTGGATTATGAGTAAAATCACCATTTGGATCACAATACATTTTCATTACATCTTTCACTCCCAATGATTTTAAAAGAAGAGGAATAGCAATCCCTCCAGTAGAATTAATCCCATCTACAACTATTTTGAATCTAGCTTTTTGAATAATATTTTTATCTACTAAAGGTAAAGTTAAAATCAACTCTATATGCTTCAAAATATAATTTTCTTTATATATAGAATTTCCGATTTTTCTAAAAGGAACAAAATGAAAATATTTTTTATCTACTATAGAAGAAAATTTTTTAAAATCTTTTTCAGATAAAAATTCTCCTTTAGAATTAAACATTTTTAATCCATTCCAACTCTTTGGATTATGACTTGCTGTTAACATTATTCCACCATCGGCTTTCTCATTTAGAATAGCTATTCCAACAGTTGGTGTCGTAGATAATCCAATATCAATTACATTAACTCCAAGACTTTGAAAAGTAATAATCAAAAATTTTTGAAAAATAGAGGATGATATACGTCCATCTCTTCCTAAGATAACTGTATACTTCTTTTTTTTATATTTTCTTTTCATCCAAGAAACATATCCTGCTGAAAATTTTATAATTTCTATAGGAGAAAAACCATCCCTTCCTCCTAAAGTCCCTCTTATTCCAGATAAAGATTTTACAAGTATCAAAAATTAATTGGATTTTATATAAAAAAAATTAATTTTTCGAATCACTCAAATTTTATTTGAGCGTTTTTTTTTAAATAAAAAAAGAAAAAAAATAATACAAAAACATATTAATAATAATTAAATGAATTAACAATATTGATATAATGTCCAGACTCTTTTAAAAGTCTCATTTTATTTAATGATAAACAATCTGTTTTTTAACAAAAAAAAACAGAAATAGTTCTGTAACAAAGATAAATAAAACTATTTAAAATACAAACCGTTACTTAATAAAATTAATAATTTTCATCTTTTTTATCTTTAAAGAAATTTTTTTCATAATCTTCCTCCCATTCTAAAGAAGGTTTTTTCTTTTTATCAAGATCTATAAACTTTGCCTGATTACTTATAAACTCCAATCTAAATTTACCTAAACTTCCATTTCTATGTTTAGAAACTATAATTTCTGCTTGACCATAACAAGATTCATTATCTTCTGTATCCCAGTTATTAAATCCATAATATTCAGGTCTATAAAGAAACAAAACAATATCTGCATCTTGTTCTATCGCTCCAGACTCTCGTAAATCAGATAATAACGGTCTTTTGCTTCCTCCTCTTGTTTCTACTGCTCTAGATAATTGAGATAACACTATTATAGGTACATCTAATTCTTTAGCTATAGATTTTAAACTACGAGAAATAATGGATATTTCTTGTTCTCTATTAATCAATTTTGTTCCAAGATTACCATGAGTCCCCATTAATTGCATATAATCTATCATAATTATCTTCACTCCGTGTTGTGATATAAAACGACGACATTTAGCTCTTAAATTAAAAATGGATAAAGAAGGAGTATCATCTATAAACAATGGAAGACTTTTTAAATTATTGGTTTTATCTATTAATATTTTCCAATCTAAATCAGTAAGTCCTCCAACCCTCAATTTTTCTGATGGAATTCCAGTTTCCGAAGACATTAATTTAGTTATTAATTGTATAGACGACATTTCTAATGAAAAAACAACAACAGGTACTTTTTGTTTAACAACTATATTTCTAACCATAGATAACATAAAAGTTGTTTTTCCCATTCCAGGTCTAGAAGCAAGTACAATCAAATCTGAATTTTGCCATCCTGATATCAATTTATCCATTTTACAAAAACCAGAAGGAATTCCACTCATTCCTTTTTTATCTACCTCTTTTATTCTATTTAGGGCTCTAACTATAATAGATTGAGTTGTTTCATATTTTTTCGTTCTTAAATATTTTTGACTTATTTCAAAAATACTAGACTCTGCTTTATCTAGAAGCTCAAAAACATCGGTACTTTCATCATAACAATTTTCTATAATATCTGATGATATACTTATCAATTTTCTTAAAATAAATTTTTGTTGTACTATACGACTATGATATTCTATATGTGCAGAAGAGACAACTTTTTGTGTTAATTTTATAAGATACAATTCTCCACCAGCCATTTCTAATTTTCCAACTTTACGAAGTTGACTAGATATAGTATAAAGATCAACAGGTTTAGAATTATGATATAAATATTGAACAGAACGAAATATTTCTTGATGTTCTTTCTTATAAAAAACTTCAGGAAAAAGGATGTCTATCACTTCATCTAATCCCTTTTTATCTATCATAATAGAACCTATTATAGCTTCTTCCAAATCTAATGCTTGAGGTGGAATTTTAACGTTTTCTAAATCAGAAGAAAATTTTCCGTTTCTGTTATTTGGAATTAAATGATTTGTTTCTCTCATACAATTTCTTATTCATAATAGAGTGAGTGATTAACTTTATTATCTATTAAAAGCTATCATTAAAAAAACCTATAGCAATATACTTATTTTTTCTATCTATAATAAGTTCTTCTTCTCTTATAGATGATAATTCTTTATAATACGTTATTACTTTTTTTTTAATAATTTGATAAGCTTTTTCTGGACAAAAATGAGCTCCACCTAAAGGTTCTTTAATAACCTCATCTACAAGATTTAACTGATACATATCCTCTGCCGTTAATTTTAACGATTCTGCTGATTTTTCTTTATTTTTCCAATTTCCCCAAAGAATAGTAGAACAACTTTCAGGTGAAATAACAGAATACCAAGAATTTTCCATCATAGAAACTTTATCTCCTATACCAATACCTAAAGCACCTCCACTAGCCCCCTCTCCTATAATGAGGACTATAATAGGAACTTTAATAGACATCATTTCATAAATATTTTTTCCAATAGCTTCTCCTTGACCTCGTTCTTCTGCTTCTATTCCTGGAAATGCTCCTGGAGTATCAACAAAAGAAACTATCGGTTTACGAAATTTTTCTGCTAATTTCATAAGACGTAAAGCTTTTCTATATCCTTCAGGATTAGGCATACCAAATCTTCTATATTGTCTATCCTTCGTATTTTTACCTTTTTGTGTACCTATAAACATAAATGTATTTTTTCCTATTTTTCCAAATCCACCCACTATAGCTTTATCATCTCCAATATAACGATCTCCATGAAGCTCAATAAAAGAATTTTTTTCTGTAATAGAATAAATATAATCTAAAGTATAAGGTCTATTTGGATGTCTAGATAATTGAACTCTTTGCCAAGGTGTAAGTTTACTATGTAATTTCTTAATAGTCACTTCCAATTTACGTTTCAATTGAAAACAAACTTCTTTCATATCTATACCACTCTTTTTTTCTATCATCAAACAATTGATATATTGATCATATATTTCTTGTATAGGTTTTTCAAAATCCAAATACTCCATATTAAAAAAAAGATTGAATATACTCTTTATTCATAAAAGAAATATGTTCTGTTGATATTCCTTTTGGACAGTCTATTTCACAGGATTGTGTATTAGTACAATTACCAAAACCTTCTTCATCCATTTTTTTTACCATATTTAATACACGTTGTTTTCTTTCTATTTTACCTTGTGGTAATAAAGAAAATTGAGCTATTTTAGCTGAAACAAACAACATAGCAGATCTATTTTTACATGCAGCAACACATGCTCCACAACCTATACATATAGCAGCATCAAAAGCTTTATCAGCTTTATCTTTCGGAATAGGAATTAGATTTCCATCTATAGTTTTTCCAAATGTATTTACAGAAATAAATCCTCCAGATATAATGATTCTATCCAAAGAAGATCTATCAACTACAAGATCCTTAATAACAGGAAAAGGTTTGGCCCTCCATGGTTCTATATATATTACTTCTCCATTATTAAAATGACGCATATGTAATTGACAAGTAGTAACTAAATTTTCAGGACCATGAGGTCTTCCATTAATATATAAAGAACACATACCACAAATACCTTCACGACAATCATGATCGAAAGAAATAGGAATTTCTTCTCTTTTAGATAAAATTTGATTGTTTAATAAATCTAACATTTCTAAAAAAGAACTATCTGGAGATATATTATAAACTTTGTAAGTTTTAAATTTTCCCGTATTTTCAAAACATCCTTGTCTCCAAATTTTCAATACAAAATTAAGTGAACTTTTCATGATGATATTTTTTCATTTATAAGAACGTGATTGTACTTTAACAAAGTTAAAAGTTAACTTTTCTTTAT from Blattabacterium cuenoti includes the following:
- a CDS encoding acetyl-CoA carboxylase carboxyltransferase subunit alpha; this translates as MEYLDFEKPIQEIYDQYINCLMIEKKSGIDMKEVCFQLKRKLEVTIKKLHSKLTPWQRVQLSRHPNRPYTLDYIYSITEKNSFIELHGDRYIGDDKAIVGGFGKIGKNTFMFIGTQKGKNTKDRQYRRFGMPNPEGYRKALRLMKLAEKFRKPIVSFVDTPGAFPGIEAEERGQGEAIGKNIYEMMSIKVPIIVLIIGEGASGGALGIGIGDKVSMMENSWYSVISPESCSTILWGNWKNKEKSAESLKLTAEDMYQLNLVDEVIKEPLGGAHFCPEKAYQIIKKKVITYYKELSSIREEELIIDRKNKYIAIGFFNDSF
- the glmM gene encoding phosphoglucosamine mutase, producing MILVKSLSGIRGTLGGRDGFSPIEIIKFSAGYVSWMKRKYKKKKYTVILGRDGRISSSIFQKFLIITFQSLGVNVIDIGLSTTPTVGIAILNEKADGGIMLTASHNPKSWNGLKMFNSKGEFLSEKDFKKFSSIVDKKYFHFVPFRKIGNSIYKENYILKHIELILTLPLVDKNIIQKARFKIVVDGINSTGGIAIPLLLKSLGVKDVMKMYCDPNGDFTHNPEPIEKNLKEICKRVPEVKADLGISVDPDVDRVVFICENGRFFGEEYTIVSIADYILKNKIGPIVSTFSSSNALRDLSNKIGASYYSTSVGEVHVVKKMKEVHAIFGGEGNGGIIYPDLRYGRDALVGIALFLTYLAKFSKISLTELKKKYPNYVMSKKKIKFSSNQEIEKILEKIKNKYKREDMNLEDGIKIFFLNNEWIHIRKSNTENIIRLHIESFSKKRLNLLTKKILYELKNNN
- a CDS encoding succinate dehydrogenase/fumarate reductase iron-sulfur subunit, translated to MKSSLNFVLKIWRQGCFENTGKFKTYKVYNISPDSSFLEMLDLLNNQILSKREEIPISFDHDCREGICGMCSLYINGRPHGPENLVTTCQLHMRHFNNGEVIYIEPWRAKPFPVIKDLVVDRSSLDRIIISGGFISVNTFGKTIDGNLIPIPKDKADKAFDAAICIGCGACVAACKNRSAMLFVSAKIAQFSLLPQGKIERKQRVLNMVKKMDEEGFGNCTNTQSCEIDCPKGISTEHISFMNKEYIQSFF
- the guaB gene encoding IMP dehydrogenase; this encodes MSLNKKIIKEALTFDDVLLVPSFSSVIPSDVSLNTFLTSEITLNIPIISAAMDTVTESSLAISIAREGGMGIIHKNMNIKDQSEELYKVKRSESGMIDDPITLSRCSTLRDAQYLMKKYHISGLPVIEEDKTLVGIITNRDIKYRLDLETSVENVMTKEKLITSKKDITLEEAKKILLKERIEKLPIIDNFKRLVGLITIRDIDNLIEYPNACKDDRGRLRVGAAIGIDKNTLERVESLVKVGADLISIDSAHGHTMSVLKMIKTIKSFFPKIVLLAGNIVTMKAAKDLIDAGSNILKVGIGSGSICTTRVIAGVGMPQITAINDVYEYAKTKNVNVISDGGIRYSGDVVKAIAAGASCVMIGSLFAGTEEAPGEEIIFQGRKFKTYVGMGSLVAMKRGSKDRYFQFNEKTVPEGIEARVPYKGKMKDVIYQVCGGIRSGMGYCGVSSIQELMKNGKFVRITNSGLKENHPHSVSITKESTNYFNYDS
- the dnaB gene encoding replicative DNA helicase, yielding MRETNHLIPNNRNGKFSSDLENVKIPPQALDLEEAIIGSIMIDKKGLDEVIDILFPEVFYKKEHQEIFRSVQYLYHNSKPVDLYTISSQLRKVGKLEMAGGELYLIKLTQKVVSSAHIEYHSRIVQQKFILRKLISISSDIIENCYDESTDVFELLDKAESSIFEISQKYLRTKKYETTQSIIVRALNRIKEVDKKGMSGIPSGFCKMDKLISGWQNSDLIVLASRPGMGKTTFMLSMVRNIVVKQKVPVVVFSLEMSSIQLITKLMSSETGIPSEKLRVGGLTDLDWKILIDKTNNLKSLPLFIDDTPSLSIFNLRAKCRRFISQHGVKIIMIDYMQLMGTHGNLGTKLINREQEISIISRSLKSIAKELDVPIIVLSQLSRAVETRGGSKRPLLSDLRESGAIEQDADIVLFLYRPEYYGFNNWDTEDNESCYGQAEIIVSKHRNGSLGKFRLEFISNQAKFIDLDKKKKPSLEWEEDYEKNFFKDKKDENY
- the rplS gene encoding 50S ribosomal protein L19 encodes the protein MSEKNLIESIEKKYIKKNHFPPFKSGDSITIFFEIREGEKKRVQSFKGIVIKKKGKGLTKTFTVRKMSGEIGVERIFIFNQPNLKKIIVNKKGKVRRSKIYYFRLFKGKKARVKSL
- the mutS gene encoding DNA mismatch repair protein MutS, which encodes MINKNKNSHSKNEETPLLKQYNNIKNKYPDTILLFQVGDFYEIFGDDAVKCSKILDIVLTKRSNTIHLAGFPYHSLNNYLPKLVKSGCRVAICDQLEEAKKGGKNIVKRGVIELVTPGITINESILHTKSNNFLASIYIEKENFGLSFLDISTGDFFVVEDRKKNILHYLKHFNPSEILFRRKEKKFFEKIFKEKYYSFLMEDWMFNYSYTYEKLISHFQTSSLKGFGIEDLKLGIIASGVILSYLYETKHHNIKHISSIKKIKKEEHMWIDDFTFKNLEIFHGLNKKGVTLINIIDKTITPMGCRLLKHWIYFPLIHIHSIKKRHKIVEEFLSNFFNRCLLKKKLKKIYDIERIISKIAIGKITPREIFTLQKSLEAIHEIRKILLIQKSNNLLEIGKKLHNCLIISNIIKKTIHYDPPHQIDKGNIIAKGFSKELDKIRHICSSKKEYLDKLCSKEQTKTGISNLKIGYNNIFGYFFEIKKSKKKQIPSNWIKKQTLTNSERYINEELKNYEVQILNSEQKIFSLEKELFHNLIHQLLNYIKFLQQNAKIIAEIDVLLSFSISASENNYVKPDINHSFELHIKEGRHPVIERQFISKSSYIPNDIILNKYDQQIMIITGPNMSGKSAILRQTAIIILMSHIGSFVPAKSAKICLIDKIFSRIGAYDNISLGESTFMVEMNETANILNNISQRSFIILDEIGRGTSTYDGISIAWAITEFLHENSFKPLALFATHYHELNEMNLFYNRIKNFHLFIKEKNENILFMRKLVSGGCKHSFGIHVAKISGMPIKIIHRALKLLKLLDSKNKIFEKKEKPKKNFFHMFSIIKKKFINRIINSFYKEHSEK